The Triticum aestivum cultivar Chinese Spring chromosome 4B, IWGSC CS RefSeq v2.1, whole genome shotgun sequence sequence CTCACCCAGGGAAGACTGGATAGCTGAGAGGATGGCTTGGTCCTGAGTGATCCACGCACGGAACATCGGATGATGTGGCGGTGGACACGGCAGTGTACCATTGACGAACCCCTCCAAGTAATGGCTGCGAAGGAGAGGAAGCACCTGAGCACGCCAATATAGATAGTTGTCCGGTTTAAGCTTCAACGGTAGGAGGTGCGAGAACAAAAACGGCGGCGAGGAGATCGCGTCCAGAGCAGCTTCGGCATCCACGTATGGCGTCGGGGAGATCACTGGTGCAGATGGCGCCGCAGCCGGTGCGTACAGGTGCGAGGGGCCGTACGGGTAGGGCGCCCCATAGGGCGGCGGAGCCGGGTACGCGCCCTAGCCAGGATACGCCCCGTAGGAAGGACGCGCGTGTGGCGACTGGCCGTACGGCGCTGCGTACAGTGGGTAGCCGCCGTGATTGGCATGGGCGGCATCGGGAACAGTAGGGCCGGCTGCGGTGTAGATGGCGGCAGCCGGAGCAGGCGCAATCGCACGCATCTGGTGCGACGCGgtagggggcggcggcgcgggcacaaGGGAGTGCACGGCAGCCGGCGGCGGCGATGGTTGCTGGGACCGGGCCGAAGCAGCAGGGAAGACACCGGGCCGGCGAAGAGAGACCCCGCCGATTGAGTCTGCAGGGGCCCGAGCGAGCCATCCGCCGTGTAGGGCGCAGTCCCGACGTTGAGGAGATGTGCGAGGGACGGCGGGAGGAACGAGTGATCCATGTGGACGGGGGCCGGCGGCAGGAGGGCGGGGGAGGAAACCGCGGTGCCGGCGGCgcttgaggcggcggcggcggctggtggcggaGGGGGAGCGGAAGACATTAGATCGTTAGGTCTGATACCATATTAGACAAGGGTTTTAGGGTTTGTGGCACTCCTCCAACGTGGGGTGGCCCTTTCATTATATAATCATGTACAACATAATTACAAGTGGGGCCCAGTATATACAGAGTCTAACACTGTTTAAGTGTTTGGAGCCAATTTGAGGCGCCCAGGTGTAGCCAGGGCATTTACGCGGTTTGAAGCAcccgattgtagatgctcttagtatgttttttttttgctAGCGAGCCGCGAGCGATGGATGAAGTGTTGGGCCACTGCGTATGATGAAGAATAAAAATGTATATCCTGCATGTATTGGCACTAATCTTCTCTAGGGGGCAGCTGTGAAGAATAACCAATGACGAATCGAGCTCCTTGCTGGTCATAAGAGATACAGATAATAAGGCCATCTAATGatgtttttttttgaacatcagtacatacacaagtgctcatatacatgcgcatacactcatccttatgaacgtatacacgcacaccctacccctatgagcacctccgaaaaacCGAGCACCAGGATTAAATCCTGATGGACTGGAAATACCACGGTCCCTCTAATCATCCAACCGCAGGTTGGTTCGCGCCATCCAATGATGTTAAGCATCTTTCTGTGCTATATCGCAGGTTGAATGATCGTATTTGTTCTCATCATCCCATGTACTCTACTAGTATACATCACATGGAAACCTCGCTATCCTTTCTTTCCTTGAAGCGTCGTCTTGTCAGAATAGAATAGAAAGAAAACGACAAACGCCAGCGACGGTCATTAAGTATGGTTCACGGTTACACACTAACAATCGCAGTTTTTATCATTTTCATTACTCTCTCGTTCTTTTTTACATTTTCCGCATAGTTTATTTCTTTCTCATAATACTCAACAACATTTCGACCACCACATCActtattttctagaatttaaaataACTTGCAGGCATTTTACAAAATAAATCTTTGTATGGGACAAACGACCCATGTCTCGCCTATCCGTGGGATCGACACTCTTAGCTACAACTAAACCCTCTGGGACATCATGTGGCATGTGATCACAATGGCCGCAGGTCGGGCGGCGCCATTTATCCTAGTCCCCCAATTAGAAATTCGCCCATATTTGACTTTTGGGGGAcgggctagagatgctctaagtccCCGGATACGCAATGGAATGACAGAGGCAAGGTGGCAGGGGCGGAGATCGGACCCAGGAACCCAAGGCCTGGGCCAGAGGCATGAGGCCCAACTCCTTTGATGACTATAGCAACTACCTAGCATGTAGGGCCCAAATCCAGGAcaacgctcgaaggcggcccggggCCCGTCGCCGGCCTGGCTTCGCCCCTGCCAGGTGGCTTGTGTGCCTCGGGCCGTAAAAGTAACATCCATGTCCCCAAATGCGCGGAGGACCTACGACAACGACAACTCATCTCCGATGTGAGTAGGAAGTGCGACAACAATTTGAGCCGGTGCGTTGGTGATTTTGTGCGGTGAGGAAGGAGAATATTACGGGCTATAATTATTCTGCTAAGATTGTCGTGAGCAGGCTATGATTGCGGGCTATAATTATCACCTTTGATGGGCGAGGCTTCCTCGACCTGGTGAGCTCCATGGTTCTTCAAATGGTGGGCATGGATGAGGCATTCTGTCATCTAGGAGGGACAAGACTTGGGGTGGCTACTCTTGCCCTTTTCAAGTGGTCTTCTGTCGGTGTTATCCCCTACCTGGATTTCTGAGTGGGCCCTGCGTGGTATCTCAAGGGAGTCTTGGCTGGTGTTGCTCTTCGAAGGTGTCGCTAGACAGTGCAACCTCATCTATGTTGTGTTGTCCAACTGTTGTTGTAGCTCTTCCCTTGCTGTATAACTACCGGAGGGTTGTATGGTCACTGAGTATACGTGTGGCGCATCGGAGAAAGATGGCATTGTGCAAGGTACCGTGGGGGAAGGAGGTGTAGAGATATGCGGGGTGTAAGTAGCTGCCAGAGCTATGGCttcatgcatcgattgatgcagaggccgggggttttcCTCCTTTTTCTAAAAAAAGTAGTTGCCAGAGCTATATGGGAAGGGAAGGGGGGAGACGCGCCACATCAGTCCTCATCAAGGCAAGTGTAGTCACCAAACGGCGCAGCAGGAAGGGAGGTGTCGTCAAGGAAGCGGGGGAGGCGAGAAGTCACCCGAGCATGCCAACCCTCGTTAGAGTATGTGAAAGGAGAAAATGAGGTAAGGTTGAGGGTTAGGGTTTCTGTTTTGATGTGCAGCTGAAACATATAGTGCCCAAATAGCTCTTGTATGTCAGACAGCACATAATATAGAAACGGCATAACATTTCAGCATATACCACACGTATATGATGACCCGTGCGTTTGGTACGACTGTGCTTTCACACAGCCCGTATTAATGACTAAAAATATATATCCTGCATGTGTTGGCACTAAAATTCAATAGGGGCCAGCTGGGAAGGAGAATTACAAATGACGAATGTAGCTCCTTGCTGGTCATAACAGATAACGGACTAGGTCCTGCAATAATGCTAATCCTCTTACCTATGCACTAAGACAAAAGAGTAGCTAGGTCGCAGGTTGAACAATAGTATTCGTTCTGATCCATTCAATTACATTACATGGAAAACTTGCTACGATTTCTTTGCTCGAAAGGCCGTCCGGCCAGAATAGAACAGAAATGAAAACGACGAACGCCCGCGATAGTCATCAAGTATAGTTAGCGGTTACACACTAATGCTAGTCCTTCAGGTCTATAAATGGAACCCTCGTCTTCACGTACCACTCACACACACAACACACGAGAAAGACAGAGCGAGCAAGAATCTGTCCCTATTCCTCATAGAGACGGCCATGGCCATTCCTCCTAAAAATGCTCTCTACTTCCTGCTGCTCGTCTCCAGCTTCATCCTTGGCGCCATGGCGGATCTAGCCTTATCATGCCCTTCCCGCTGTGAAGTGGAGCTACAATGGACCTTATACGCGCGGCAGATTGGGGGCGGAGCAAACGCGAACCAGGAAGAGATGGTTCACTCCGTGCACCCCACCACAGGATTTGGTACGATCGTCGTCAACAACTGGGATGTGCTCGACGCGCCTCTGCCTAACGCAGCCATAGTTGCCCGTGCAAGAGGCACTCACACCAAGGCTGGCCCAGCCGCCGGTGACTGGTTCACTTCTCTCAGCATAGTCTTCGAGGGAGCCAGGTATTGAATTATTAGCTATGTTCTCTATCTTTTTGCAAAAGAAATTCATTAGATCCCAACTGCATGCTGGAGGTCCTTACATTGCGACTATTTTTGCATAGCTTGATTACAAGTAAAATAGTTGTATCTCTATAGAAGTTAAGATTATATATATGCTATGCAGTCGCACGCACACATTTACAAGCTTTTTTTAATATTATTGTTGCCCGCTTGAAATAGGTTCAATGGGTCGACCTTTCAAGTCATGGGGATCACCAATACAGATGGTCTGTGGGCTATTGTTGGCGGTACCAAAGAATTGTCTAGGGCAGATGGCACCATTAAACATACTCTGTTAAGGGCGACGGCCCTTGAGAACTATAGACAACTTGATATTCGTGCATTCTATACCCCGCCTGCGGTAAGTTGAAGATAcgataagaaaactctgcataatTAAGATGACAATAATCTATCTGGCAAACAATTAACTACCAAAAATGGTATTGTTCATTAGGCACGAATGGTATTGTTAGATTTTGTAGATAATTAATAACCAAAGCAGCAATATAGTAAGTGGTAATGGTAAAAGGGACACAAAACTATAGTTATTTTATAGTTAATTACTTACCTTTCATACAAATCGGTAATGGATAAAGTAGCACATGATTGGTCCTTAAATTTTTTAAGAGATGTTAACATTTTGGAGATGAGGGTGCAGTAGTTATGCTAACCTTACTATTGGTTTTCTTCAATTTCTACAGGTTAATGCAAATGGTATTGCTGCCCAGTAATATGATTAAAGGTGCGTTGATGTTGCATATATACCCCGCATGGGTAGATCTGACAAGAACTACGTCGTGAGGTTGTTGTCATTGGTGTTGTTGTATTTAAAATAATTTGTGGATTTCTATCATGGGATAGTAAATTATTCCTAAAATCCACAGTGTGGTATTTATTATTATATGTAATATATTTTGTATGCATGCTTTGGATCCGCAGTGTGGCAAGAAAATATTTACATTATTTGAAGGAACACACGAGTGAGATGAGGGTTGGCCTTATTTTTTCGAGGATCAATTTTATGCATCGATATTTGTGTGGTGCACAAAATGCACCCTAGCCTGGAGAGTTTCTCACAACTATTATTTTTGCAAAATGCTACAAATAGCG is a genomic window containing:
- the LOC123090413 gene encoding uncharacterized protein produces the protein MAIPPKNALYFLLLVSSFILGAMADLALSCPSRCEVELQWTLYARQIGGGANANQEEMVHSVHPTTGFGTIVVNNWDVLDAPLPNAAIVARARGTHTKAGPAAGDWFTSLSIVFEGARFNGSTFQVMGITNTDGLWAIVGGTKELSRADGTIKHTLLRATALENYRQLDIRAFYTPPAVNANGIAAQ